The Sporosarcina ureae genome includes a region encoding these proteins:
- a CDS encoding 3-hydroxybutyryl-CoA dehydrogenase, producing the protein MTIEKVFVIGAGQMGGGIAQVCAQAGYQVTLHDLNEEAYDRGFKVITKNLARNVEKGRMTEEEKEAVLGRFTKSLDMQNAKDVDIVIEAAVENMAIKSKIFAELDEITPEHTILATNTSSLPITEIGAATKRPGKVIGMHFMNPVPVMQLVEVIRGLATDDDVYEAVEEMTKKLSKTPVEVNDAPGFVANRVLMPMINEAIFTLYEGVATKEAIDDVMKMGMNHPMGPLQLADFIGLDTCLYIMETLYEGFGDSKYRPCPLLRKYVKAGWYGKKTGRGFYSYE; encoded by the coding sequence ATGACAATTGAAAAAGTATTCGTAATCGGTGCAGGACAAATGGGCGGAGGAATTGCTCAAGTCTGCGCACAGGCGGGCTATCAAGTAACTCTTCACGACCTCAATGAAGAAGCATACGACCGAGGTTTTAAAGTCATCACGAAAAACTTAGCGCGCAACGTGGAAAAAGGACGTATGACAGAAGAAGAAAAAGAAGCAGTGCTTGGTCGCTTCACGAAATCACTGGATATGCAAAATGCCAAAGATGTCGACATCGTCATCGAAGCGGCAGTTGAAAACATGGCAATCAAATCAAAGATCTTTGCGGAGCTCGATGAAATCACACCGGAACACACGATATTGGCAACGAACACATCTTCGTTGCCTATTACGGAAATCGGTGCAGCTACTAAACGTCCAGGGAAGGTCATTGGCATGCACTTCATGAATCCAGTACCGGTCATGCAGCTTGTCGAAGTCATTCGAGGCCTGGCTACAGATGATGATGTCTATGAAGCCGTCGAAGAGATGACGAAAAAGCTCAGCAAAACACCAGTTGAAGTGAACGATGCGCCAGGATTTGTTGCGAACCGCGTATTGATGCCGATGATCAACGAAGCCATCTTCACATTATACGAAGGTGTTGCGACGAAAGAAGCCATTGATGATGTCATGAAAATGGGAATGAATCATCCGATGGGACCTCTGCAACTAGCAGATTTCATAGGACTTGATACATGTCTCTACATTATGGAAACACTGTATGAAGGATTCGGCGACTCGAAATACCGTCCATGCCCGTTGCTGCGTAAATACGTCAAGGCGGGTTGGTACGGCAAGAAAACAGGACGCGGTTTCTATTCATACGAATAA
- a CDS encoding acyl-CoA dehydrogenase, producing the protein MDFILTEEQQMMRQMVRDFAKNEIEPWIPRMEDGEFPRELLEKMGELGLMGITAPEQYGGSEMDFLSYIIAIHELSKVSAVMGVVLSVHTSVGMNPILYFGTEEQKNRYLPKMASGEYLGAFCLTEASSGSDAGSLKTKAKRVDDHYVINGSKIFITNGGEADVYIVFANTAPEKGTYGITAFIVDRNTPGLSIGKDEKKMGLHGSRTVALSFDNMKVPVENRLGEEGNGFKIAMANLDAGRIGIAAQALGIAEASLEAAVAYAKEREQFGKPIAANQGIGFKLADMATATEAARLLVYRAAWLRSEDKPCGKEASMAKLFASQASVDNSIEAVQVFGGYGYTKDYPVERYFRDAKVCQIYEGTSEIQRVVIAKHLTN; encoded by the coding sequence ATGGATTTTATATTAACAGAAGAACAACAAATGATGCGCCAAATGGTTCGTGATTTCGCAAAGAACGAGATCGAACCTTGGATTCCCCGAATGGAAGATGGAGAGTTTCCACGTGAACTACTAGAGAAAATGGGCGAGCTCGGATTGATGGGCATTACAGCGCCTGAACAGTATGGAGGTTCAGAGATGGACTTCTTGTCATATATCATCGCGATTCACGAACTATCGAAAGTCAGCGCCGTCATGGGCGTCGTGTTGTCTGTCCATACTTCTGTTGGAATGAATCCAATCCTTTACTTCGGCACGGAAGAACAAAAGAACCGCTACTTACCCAAAATGGCATCTGGCGAGTATCTCGGTGCCTTCTGCCTGACTGAAGCATCGTCCGGATCCGATGCAGGTTCATTGAAAACGAAAGCGAAGCGAGTCGACGACCACTACGTGATCAACGGCTCCAAAATATTCATCACAAACGGTGGAGAAGCGGACGTTTACATCGTATTTGCTAACACGGCTCCTGAGAAAGGTACATACGGCATTACCGCATTCATCGTCGACCGAAACACACCGGGGTTATCTATAGGGAAAGACGAAAAGAAAATGGGACTACACGGTTCACGAACCGTCGCACTCAGCTTCGACAATATGAAAGTACCAGTGGAAAATAGACTAGGTGAAGAAGGAAACGGCTTCAAAATCGCTATGGCCAACCTTGACGCTGGACGAATCGGCATCGCTGCTCAAGCACTGGGCATAGCAGAAGCGTCACTAGAAGCCGCCGTCGCCTACGCAAAAGAACGCGAACAATTTGGCAAACCGATCGCAGCCAACCAAGGCATAGGATTTAAGCTAGCCGACATGGCGACCGCAACAGAAGCAGCCAGATTACTAGTCTACCGCGCAGCTTGGCTACGTTCAGAAGACAAACCATGCGGCAAAGAAGCCTCCATGGCCAAACTATTCGCATCCCAAGCATCCGTAGACAACTCCATAGAAGCCGTCCAAGTATTCGGCGGCTACGGTTACACTAAAGACTATCCAGTAGAACGCTACTTCCGCGACGCCAAAGTATGTCAAATTTACGAAGGCACAAGCGAAATCCAAAGAGTCGTCATCGCCAAACATCTAACAAACTAA
- a CDS encoding acetyl-CoA C-acetyltransferase, with product MRTVILQGARTPFGKLSGALQSQTASDLGGIAIKEALARAGVQGDQVDEVIMGTVLQAGQGQIPSRQAAVKGGIPYGVKTETINKVCASGMRSITLADQLIRLGDETTIVAGGMESMTNAPYYANVRSGLKMGDSTLVDGMIYDGLTCSFSEGNVHMGTYGNSTANDFSVSRETQDEWSLRSHERALAAMDNGLFEEEIVGVSIPQRKGDPVVVTEDEGPRRGSSLEALAKLRPAFGKEGSVTAGNAPGINDGACAVVLMNEDEAKKQGKEPLAVILGHAEVAIEPERFPETPGHVIKALLEKTGKTADDIDLYEINEAFAVVALASSQIAGLDEEKVNVNGGAVALGHPIGASGARVVLTLANELKRRGGGIGIAAICSGGGQGDAIMIEVPKTN from the coding sequence ATGAGAACAGTAATCTTACAAGGTGCTAGAACACCATTTGGAAAATTAAGCGGGGCACTACAATCGCAAACAGCAAGTGATCTAGGCGGTATCGCTATTAAGGAAGCGCTTGCACGGGCTGGAGTACAAGGCGATCAAGTAGACGAAGTCATCATGGGGACGGTTTTACAAGCAGGGCAAGGTCAGATTCCTTCTCGCCAAGCAGCTGTTAAAGGCGGTATTCCGTACGGCGTCAAAACGGAAACGATTAACAAAGTATGCGCTTCCGGAATGCGCAGTATCACACTCGCTGATCAGCTGATCCGTCTTGGGGATGAGACAACGATTGTCGCGGGTGGTATGGAATCAATGACCAACGCACCGTACTATGCAAATGTTCGTTCAGGTTTGAAAATGGGCGATAGCACATTGGTAGATGGCATGATTTACGATGGATTGACGTGTTCATTCTCTGAAGGCAATGTCCACATGGGCACATACGGAAACAGCACAGCAAACGACTTCTCTGTAAGCCGTGAAACGCAGGACGAATGGTCGTTACGTAGTCATGAACGCGCACTTGCAGCGATGGATAATGGATTATTTGAAGAGGAAATCGTTGGCGTCAGCATTCCACAGCGCAAAGGCGATCCAGTCGTTGTGACAGAAGATGAAGGCCCACGTAGAGGCAGTTCACTTGAAGCGTTGGCGAAACTACGCCCAGCTTTCGGCAAAGAAGGCAGTGTCACAGCTGGAAACGCACCTGGTATTAACGACGGTGCGTGTGCGGTAGTGTTAATGAATGAAGACGAAGCGAAGAAGCAAGGCAAAGAACCACTTGCTGTGATTCTAGGCCACGCGGAAGTTGCTATCGAACCGGAACGTTTCCCTGAAACACCAGGCCACGTCATCAAAGCGTTACTTGAGAAAACAGGTAAAACAGCGGACGACATTGATCTATATGAAATCAATGAAGCATTCGCAGTCGTTGCGCTTGCGAGCTCACAAATCGCTGGACTGGACGAAGAAAAAGTGAATGTCAATGGTGGCGCAGTCGCACTAGGACATCCAATCGGTGCAAGCGGAGCGCGTGTCGTTCTGACACTGGCAAATGAATTAAAACGTCGTGGCGGTGGAATCGGAATCGCAGCAATCTGTTCAGGTGGCGGTCAAGGCGATGCCATCATGATCGAAGTACCAAAAACTAACTGA